A stretch of DNA from Anopheles ziemanni chromosome 3, idAnoZiCoDA_A2_x.2, whole genome shotgun sequence:
tttttcatgcatttgttttgtttatgttccgtTCTACCATTCGATGCAGCGAAGAGTCGGAAAGAAAACTACATGAAGTTTCAAAAATGCATGAtataaattccaaaatatctcTTTTGGGGTTTATCGTAGCTAAACACAATCCGAAGACATAATGTTAACTTGAAAAGGATCTTTTCAACTCAGGTCATAACTACTAAATCGCTTTACAACCGATGGAGTTTTGAACGATCAAAGATCAATGATTTTGAATGCATTTTCAACATTACcatatgtttcctaccaaacaACAACTGGTAGAAAGATGTCTTCTTGGACAAATATGGTAGCTGCGAGGAGATACCACGCGTTTGAcaagttgtttgaaaaaatcggTCACAGTTCAACATCAATGAAAATAAGAAACGCATACGCCGTGgtgtaaaacatattttttgtaaCTGAAACAAAGTACAACAAAGACACAATCGAGTCATTTATCATATTTATGTGTTACCATGAAAGTAAAGTTGTTGAATCTCGACGACtgcgttgaatttttaatccaaCCACGCACTTTCTCGTTTTCaatcagcaaacaaacaaatcacaatTTTTCCGTTGCTCCAGGCGCAAGTAGTGCCAGGCTCAAAGCACCTTTTATGAATGCGCAATCAAATTATGTGCATTTCCTGTGCTTAAAGGAAAGGTACGGTATAACGGTATTATTTTGCCGGCCTCGCGTAGATTCTACATCAGATATTGCaatatgttttgcaacagtGTCACCAACACTGAATAATTGAATGCATGCCAACGTTTTGTCCAAAGACttcatgttttcaataatCCACTCGATCGGTTTTCATAATACAATCGCATCAATATTACAATAAGGCCATGTAATATCGAAACCCAAGCATTTGTGTTCCTAGGAAACTTACAAAGTAACGATAATTTGTCCGGTAGTGATCTTTTTTCTATCGGCGCGTGCAGTTGCTACCGCAATACAAACGTATGTTTTGCAACAGCATTACCCACGCCGAGTAAACAAATGCAATTGaacaataatattttgaaatatatttttataaataaaattacattagCTTGATGAAATCTTTTCTCTTTAAGATTGGCATCACCTGCTTGaagccatcataatacagtaaaaaataacaatatagATATGTTGCAAATTGCTAACGTTTGGAGAGGAAACCGTGTGAGTGAAAAGTCATGTTGGGATCAAAACTAGCGTAAACGCTCTGATTTCCTCAAATGACAAGCTAGGCTGAAAACTCCGATCCGAAGCCGATTTCTGCATTAAACACATGGCAACATGGGGGTGCTGCGTGGCAGGTGAAAAGGAAATACTGTGAAATATCTTGTAAATATCGTTATCATTACCCGATCTATCCGGTCTGTTCAATTTTGGAAGCTAAGTATAAATAAAAGTTTCTTCTCGAAAAATCATAGCTTTGAAAATCGTTATCTTGCATTGCATCATATCCGCTGGTACAGGGTAttctcgttttcctttttttcataatgAACAGAACTTGTTACATTATAACCACCTTTGCATcgttttgcaacaattttaCACCAACAACACTAGAAGATTCCGAGTggatgatttaaatttttatagtgtgtgtttgccttcACATCGCAGTGGTGTGACCGACCGAATGGTATAACGAGTGTTGTATTTTGTCTTGAATGGTTTGAGACAATTTTTGCAAGGGCACATATTTACACATTTGGGTTGAATTTACGGGCAGAAGAAAGGGTCTGAGGGAATCTTCGTGGAAATTTAAAAGTTGCGTTTTGAAAAGTACTTGAAGTTTGTCCTACACCGCAAGCCGCTATCTACCACCGTTTGGGCGCAAGAGCCAAAATACATGTTCCCATTGAATCTCACAAAAATCATTGACATCAGTACACAATGAGATGACGCGCATTCGATTTcttgaataaaaattttttggtcaaaaaatatatatttttcgaataaaaaatgacGACCATCAATTCAATACATCCCTGATTGCACCTTGACTACATCACtgaccgggcgtctccatacCCAAGATAATTTatcttgcttgtttttttttaatttcgtccGTTTGGTGTGTGAACCTCATGTCTCAAACTCGTTGATATATATTGGGTACACAACGTGTTGGATTTCAGGTTGGCAATAGCCTACCTTGTTTCCAGTATTTCTTTCAGATTCAATCATGCCATTTCAAGGGTTCGGGACGTCAACAGCGCTACATACACGTCGACGATGCAAGAGCGAACGAGACGGAAACACATGTGGGGCCAGAGCCAATACCCCCAACACACGTCCATTCCGCAGGAGCATCAACTGCCGACTGACCGACCCGACTCCGACCGCTGAGTGCGAGCGAACGCGCACACACCAGCGGAACGAAAGAGAAGAGATAGGCAAGACAAGAACCGATATGGGGAAAGCGCGGgaacttttttttgccgttttgTGCGTGCCTTTTGCATACCGCTCCCCATTACCCGGGACAAAACGGGGTTTCTCGGCTCCTATAGGTATGCAACACGGTGTAATCAGTATCGCGGGTCGAATGAATTCCCCCGGTTTGACTGGACGACCGTTGAGAGAATCGTTGAGACAACCGGGAtccattttgtatggagaaatgttcattttgtgttggaTGGGCTACCCAtccaacacaaaatgaacatttctccatacaaaatggaTCCCGGTTGTCTCAACGGTTCTCTCAACGGTCGTCCAGTCAAACCGGGGGAATTCATTCGACCCGCGATACCGATTACACCGTGTTGCATACTTGAAGGAGCTGAGAAACCCCGTTTTGTCCCGGGTAATGGGAATCAGTATGCAAAAGGCACGCACAAAACCGCAAAAAAAAGTTCCCACGCTTTCCCTCCCCCATATCGGTTCTTGTCTTGCCTATCTCTTCTCTTTCGTTCCGCTGGCGTGTGCGCGTACGCTCGCACTCAGCGGTCGGAGACGGGTCGGTCAGTCGGCAGTTGATGCTCCTGCGGAATGGACGTGTATTTGGGATGTTGGCTCTGGCCGCACATGTGTTTTTCGTCTCATTCGCTCAtgcatcgtcgtcgtgtaTGTAGCGCTGTTGACGTCCCGAACCCTTGAAATGGCATGATTGAATCTGAAAGAAATACTGGAAACAAGGTAGGCTATTGCCAACCATAAATCCAACACGTTGTGTACCCAATATATATCAACGAGTTTGGGACACACACTAAACGGacgaaattaataaaaaaaaaacaaacaagatagATTATCTTGGctatggagacgcccggtcaGTGATGTAAACAAGGTGCAATCAGGGATGTATTGAATTGATGGTCgtcattttttattcgaaaaatatatattttttgaccaaaaaatttttattcaagAAATCGAATGCGCGTCATCTCATTGTGTACTGATGTCAATGACTTTTTTAGGATTCAAtgggaacatgttttttggcACTTGCGCCCAAACGGTGGTAGATAGCGGCTTGCGGTCTTAGACAAACTTCAAGTCCTTTTTAAAACACAACTTTTAAAGTTCCACGGAGATTCCCTCAGACCCTTCCTTCTGCCCGTAAATACAACCCAAATGTATAAATAGGTGCCCTTGCAAAAATTGTCACAaaccattcaaaacaaaatacaacactCGTTTTACCACTCGGTCGGTCACACCACTGTGATGTgaaggcaaacacacactataaaaattaaaatcatccaCTCGGAATCTTCTAGTGTTGTTAGTGtaaaattgttgcaaaacgATGCAAAGGTGGTTAAAATGTAACAAGTTCTGtttattatgaaaaaaaggaaaacgataaTACCATGTGCCAGCGGATATGATGCAATGCGGGATAACGATTTTCAAAGCTATGATTTTTCCACAAGGAACTTTTCTTCGTACTTAGCTTCCAAAGTTTAACAGACCGGATAGATCGGGTAATGATAACGATATTTACAAGATATTTCACAGTATTTCCTTCTCTCCCGCCTCCCAGCACCGCCATGTTGCCATGCTTTTTATGCAGAAATTGGCTTCGGATCGGATTTTTCAATTGAGGAAATCAGAGCGTCTTCTACGCTAGTTTTGATCCCAACATTAGTTTTCACTCGCGCGGTTTCCTCTTCAAACGTTAGCAATTTGCAACATATCTATATTGGTATTTTTTCCTGTATTGTGATGGCTTCAAGCAGGTGATGCCAATGTTGAAGAGAAAAGATTTCGTCAAGCTAATGTTCTTGATGTAAAATTTGGATTTAGGTTGGAAATTCCACAATattattttgcatttgtttatttcggcAATTATTGCAATTATTGCATTTGTTTATTCTGCGTGGGTAATGCAGTAGCAAAACATACTCTTGTATTGCTGTAGCAACTGCACGGGCGCATAGAAAAAAGATCACTGCCGGACAAATTATCGTTACTTTGTAAGTTTCCTATGAACACAAATGCTTGGGGTTCGATATTACATGGCCTAACTGTAATATTGGAGTTCGTCTAGTGATGCGTTTGTAtaatgaaaatcgatcgagtggGTTATTGAAAACATGAAGTCTTTGGACAACACGATGGTATGCATTCAATTATTCAGTGTTGGTGACactgttgcaaaacatacTGCAATATCGGATGTAGCATCTACGCGAGAGGAGTGATCGAGgccggaaaaataataccgttCTTTTGTACCTTTCCTTTAAGCACAGGAAATGCACATAGTTTGATTGCGCATTGCTTCCACCCTTCACAGAAGGTGCTTTGAGCCTGGCACTACTTGAGCCTGGTGGAACGGAAAAgttgtgatttttttgttcgctGATTGAAAACGAGAAAGTGCGTGGTTGGATTCAAAATTCAACGCGGTCGTCGGGATTTTTAATTCATCAACTTTACTTTCATGGTAACACATAAATATGATAAATCACTCGATTGTGTCTTTTTTGTACTTTGTTCCCGAtacaaaaattatgttttacacCGCGGCGTATGcgcttgttattttcattgatgTTGAACTGTGATCGATTTGTTCAAACAACGTGTCAAACACATGGTATCTGTTCGCAGGTACCATCTTTGTCCAAAGAGACATCTTTCTaccagttgttgttttgtaaaaccaTATGGCAATGTTGCAAATGCTTTCAAAATCGTTCAAAACTCCATCAGTTGTAAAGCGATTTAGGAGTTATGACCTGAGTTGACAAGATTCTTTTCAGGTTAAGATTATGTCTTCGGATTGTGTTTAGCTACGATAAACCGCAACAGAGATATTTTAGAATTTATATcatgcattttttaaacttcgtGTAGTTTTCATTCCGACTGTTCGCTGCATCGAATGGTAGAacggaacataaacaaaacaaatgtatgaaaaaaacgtgagAGGGACATACATGTTACGTTCTCCATTCTTCGCTCTCATATACAATTCGAATCGGTGATACCGTTTCCCATACGATTTCCATACAAagtccctgcaggtatgcaatttTTAACGAGCGCTCGGTACAAAATCGAATCGGTTACATCTTTTCCCAACCGGAAATTTTGAACGCCGGCGGTGCGAGTGCGACGGCAAATTTGACTGGTGTATGCGTCACTTTCTGATCCACGGCGGAGGCGTGACCGGTTCGCGATCGAAACGGTTCTTGCTGGTGGGGTATCCAGTTCCCTGTCCACAAGGTTTTGTGTTCAGCCACAAGCTGTACGAGCCAAACTTGAACGCTGCATCGATGGAGATGTTTGAAACGGAAGGAAAGGCTTAAAGAAAACTATTGATATCAGTTTATCCTTCAGATGGATAATTGTAATCAGCATTGTCGTCAAATAATGTACACACTTTGCAACAGTTGTGTATAGACCAGCAGaaagttcattttattttcatttccaataTAATTACATACACACATTTCTTTACGGCACGCAATCGCTACATTTCTGGGTCATTTTGATTTCGTCCAATATATgagagatttaaaaaaaggaatggaaaTAACTTGAAGTGgaacgaataaaaattatgagCAAAAGAGTAACCCCCCGCCGCATGACCGCCGAGcagaaaagggaggaaaaatatgATGCCTATGTACAAAAGGGCACAGGATGGGTGGGGGGGTGGCATAATTTCGGGGTGTGAGTTATTCTACTACTTCCGGCCACCTTTTTTCTCGCGTAAATGGGCCGTTTTTTCAAGCAACTGTTGCCGCTTAAAACTGATAACCGACGGTGCAACCGTGGCCTTGTCGATGCGATGAGGCTTTACCACACTGGCCGACGACGAGGCGGCTCCGCCGCCATCACCGTTCCGAAGAGTCTTCAGTTTAAAGTTATCGTGGCCCTTCAGCGAAATGTAGCCCGCATCCTCATCCGCATCGGTCGCTTTTTTTGGACGCTTGTCGACACCTCCCTTGTTGTTCTCCTCCGGTATCTCCATGAAGTAGCCGGAGCGCGTCCACACCGGCAACGGAAGCGCGCGGTTCGGTTCCGGCACCatcgttccctttttcttgGTGCTTTGCAATTTACCCACCTTGGTTGTCTCCTCGGCCAGGGTGCGCAGCTCGTCGGTTGGAAGCAGCGAGGACACCTTGAAACCGACCGCCTTCGGTGTGGCCTGCAGCTCCTCGAACCCGAAGTTACGCTTCAGACGTGTCTTGTCCGGCGTTACCGTTGCCTCCACGAAACCACCGTGGTCGGCTCTTTGAAGAGCGCGCAGCTTGGTCGGCCGAGGCGTCGAACCATCGATCGGATCGCGCTTGCGTTTTTTCGGCGCATCGCTGGCAGGTTCTTTCGTTGGCAACAAACCATCATCCCGTTGCTGCTCTTCTATATCCACGAGCTTTTTCTTCTGGGCTgcctttttgttctttttcgaGCCCTCGATTGCTGCATGAACCTCGCGGATCGCGCTAGCCATCAGCGTTTCTCCATTCACCCCATCGTGTCTCATGGCGGCAGCAGCGGCTGACTTCTTTTTGagcttcttttccttcccgatTGGTTCCGGGACTTCTTTTGCCAACGCTTCTTCTGCCACCTCCAAAGTCATCGCGGCCGCCTTCTTTTTGGGCTTCTTTTCCTTCAACAACCCACTACGGTCTTCTGTTTCCGGAATTACTTCCTGTGCTTTCTTCTTCGACTTCTTCTCTTTTGGCACCGACTTCGGAAGGTCCTGCTCGATCGCCACCTCCTGCTTCTCCTCAACAAACTGTTGCACATCCTTCTCCCCCTCCGCTGCACTCAACTTGCccgctttgtttttcttcgatttcttCAGTTTACGCGTTTCCTCTTGGACTGGATCCGGTAGAGACTTCGGAAGCAAAACGGCGGAATCGAGCGAAGCGACATTCTTTGTCATGGCCTCCTTAGCTTTGACATTTTCAAACGAACTCGtagcctgctgctgctgctgctgctgctgctgctgctgaagctgACTTTCGCTTGCCGCTTTCTGTGCCGCTGCCATCTTACTCTTCTTCGCGCTGACCACATTGTCTGCAGTAGGTGTCTTCGCCACTACCTCCACCGTCGGTTGACGATTCTCCTTGGACGGCTTCCCAGCAATCTCCTTCACTTCCGAGCCCGAAGTTAGCTTACCGATTTTCTTCAACCCTGCCGCTTCGTCCGAGTGAAGTGCTTTTGGTTGGCCGTCTTTCAGTTTTGTTATCGTTCCCACCGGTTCCGGGCCTTTTTTGAGGCCCTTCTTCACCTCTGACAACACTCCCGCATGCGGACCTTTCATCGTACTGTTAACAAGCgccgcaccaccaccgttgaccggtttcgaattgTTCTGCAACTgctggaaaacggaaaacgccgAAACGGCTACACGTACCGCGGGTTGTTCCTTCGTCTCCTCCGTGGCAGCAGTTTCCTCCTTCTTCTGTTGCTGCTTCTTCTTTGCCGCTACCTTCTGCAACTTCGCACCaataccaccaccatccgACGCACTGCCGCCCCCCACCGAGAGCCCATTTTCCTTATTAAGCTGCTTGATTTGCGCCGCACGCTTCGCCTTCTTGCGCTCCTTTCTCGCTTCTCGCGCTTCCATTTTGCGCAGCAACGCTTCCGATACGTGGTCCTTCTTTAACTCCTTCATCTCTTCCAGGACGTAGTTCTTAATCTTCGGCTtgcgctttttctttttcttcgtcgGCTCATCGTTTTGCTGTCCACCACCTGGGATGGACTGCCCGGTAGTGTCGTTGTTGCTGGTGGTAGTCGCGTTCGGTTGCTTATCACCCGTCGTTTCGTCCTCGGAATCGGTTGGCTGGTCCTTCACGGTGTTGTCACCTTTGCTGGCAGCTGCTTCTTTTTCTTGCTGCTCACGAAGCGCCCGAAGCCGTCTTTTCTCGTCCTGTTAAAAATGGATCGTAGTCGTAGGAAAAGTAGATTTAAAAATAGTCCAACATAACTTAATAAAACTGTAAATTCTTTGCGACGTAATTGGCTTATCAGAGCGTGAGCCTTAATTTTGCAGTTGGGGTATGTAAGGGATAAGAGCGAGTTAAAAAGAATGATAATACTCCACGTTTTCAGACATTACTTTGGAAGCACGTACCAAGGCGTCGTCAACTTACCCGTTTCTGTTGTGCCAGTGTAGCCAATTGCTTCTTGCGTTCCTTGTTCGCTCGTACCACCTCATTGCACCGCGTAAGAATGCTCTCAATATCGAAATCCTCAAGAGCTTTCTTCGGCTTCAGCGGAGTTTTCGGCTTCGCGACAGATGATTTAGTAGTTTTTTCTTCCGGCTCCGATTCGTCTTCACCTTCGCCTTCGCCATCATCGTTTTGTTCGTTCTCCTCCTCAATATACTCATCGACCTCCATCGGCTCTGGTTCGTCCTGCTCGACAGCGTGCTTCTCCCTTTCCTCCATGATCGATGGGTCACTCTTTTTCTTCGACGCATTGGCCCCGTCCGCCAGAATCCCGCCGTCCAACTTCGTCGGCAGTGAGTTACGAGTTTTCACTTTCGTCTTTTGCATCGATTGATCATCCGTCTTGGTCTGCTTGACAGCCGCATCATCCATGGACAAACGTCCCTTTGCGTTCTTGGCCGAAGCCATAGCGAACGGATTAGCCACCAGCTTCGATGAGGCGTTGGCAGTCTTCGCactgttcgtttttttcgggtttGGTGTAGAGGTCGCACCAACGGTTGAGGGAACACCACCGAGCGTGTtccgcttttcctttttcgaggCGCCGAGATAAAACTGGGCCGAAATCAGCGGTGCCGCTGGAAGAGACTTTCGGGCCGGTTTGACGGGTGGCACCACTACCGTCGGCGATGGTTGTTGCTTGGTAGCCAAGGCCGTGTCCTCCGATTTCTCTTCCTGGGGCAGCTCCCGTTCTACCGATTTTCCTTTGCTCTCTTCTGCCAGGTCAATAACATCGGAAGTTTCAAAGTACTCCTCATCACTCGTGATGCAAATGGCGGATTTTTCGGTTCTTTCTTGATCGACCGCATCTTCACTGGCGTTACTTTGCTCCGCAGCTTTGCCGCTCTGCTGTtgatcttcctcctcctcctcctgctctCGATACGACGCGTCAAGATTCGAAGACGATGGATGCAAATCCTCCGTTGTCACTTCCTCGGTGAATTGCATTTTAGTGCTCGCAGGAAGACTTTTACGTGCTTCCGATTTGCTGTCCGCCGATAGCCGATCCTCCGTTGAACTGGCGGGAAGGCTTTTACGGGACAGTACGACCGACACGCTGTTAAGTTCGTCTAGCGATGACTCATCGCCTTCCTCCTTTGTGTTATTAGGCGACGTCGAAACATCCGCCGTTGAGGGTGTATCAGGTTGGGTAATATCAGATACACTTTTTGCAGGAGTAATCGTTTCTTGAGAAGACTGCAGCTTACCCGGAGTATTAGTAGACTGTTTCGGAGTACCACCCTTTGCCACATCGGTTTCCGCCGTCGACGGAAGGACTTTTGTTGGAGTGCTTTCGATCTTCTTCGGAGTATCCTTTGGGTCGTCACATTTCTCCATCGGTATCTTTTTCGGTGTACACACCTTCCGGTCTCCGGTTTCGTCCTTCGACACCGACTGACGATTTGGTTTCTTCTCTGGAGAGGCTTCTTCGTCAGTCGTTTGTAGACGTTTCGCTGAACGCTTTATGTCCAACGATCGGTTTGCAACGCTCTGATCCGAAGAGGGCGGTGTCGAGAGTAATTTTTCCTCTAGTTCCTCGTCGCTATCATCGCCCATTTGAATGATCCGGCGACGGGGTGTGGTGGTTGCTTTCTTTGCCGACTTGATCGGGCTACCACTGGTACTTAAATCATCCCCAGTGCCATTCAGCAAAGCATCCTCGTCCAGCTCCTCATCGTCGTCCGATACGATAAACGAATCGTTCTCGTACTGTTCATCTGCGGCGCCTTCGTCGGCCGTATCTTCACTGCCAAGATCCTCGCCATGATCCAGAATTTCATTCTCCTGCATCTCCTGTCTTACTTCGGCATCCAATGAATCGCCTGACTGATAACCGTCCACTTCCATCGCCTCATCATTGATTAGCTCATTCCTGTCCCGttcctcctcttcttcctcctcctcgtcttcTTCGTCCTCTTCATTCTTTTCTTCTATATGGCGTTCGGCTTCTTTAGGTTCAACTAACTTGTCAGGCGATTTGgtgcttttttgttcttcctcgTGCTTGGGGCTGCCCTTCTCCTGCTTACTTACTGTAAATAAGTCAATCGGTTGCGTGGCGGTACCGCGCACCGAGTTGCTCCAGTATTTCGGCTTATTGGACGATGGGAGGATCATAGAGGATTCCAGCTCCTCGATACCACTTATATTATTTGCATTCACTTCTGAACGGTCACCAACCGGGATGGATTCGGACGTTTTCATCGGCGTACTGTCTTTAGCCGGAGTATTGGCCATTTTCACTGCTACCGGGGAAGCAGGAATGTCTTTCTGTTCCTTTTCATCCTGCTCCTTAACTACCTCGACAGCCTTCGGTGGGTCGCTTTCAGAGTTCTCCCCATCAACACTGATTGTAGGTGACCCGGCTAGGACATCCTTGACCGCCTTATCCTTCTCGGCACTTCCATTCAAATCTATCTCAGCATTTACCTTCGGCGCACCATTGATTAGCTGTGTGTTACGCAAATCATTCACCTCAACCAAGACAAATTTCTTTCCAGGTGAAGTGGGCGTTTTCGGGTAGCCACTCTGATGGTCCTCCTGTTTAGAGTCATCGCTgaaggaaacgtttttcgaacgTGGTGTTGAATTACGAGGCTTTGGAGAGACACTTGCACGAGTCGGtgtcatttcttttttaaccgACAATAGGGGACTAGGAGCGTCCCGTCGAGGGCTTTCCGAAGTAGCCTTCGGTGTGCCAACCTGGCGTCGAGGGCTTTCCGAAGTAGCCTTCGGTGTGCCAACCTGGCGTCGAGTGTTCCGATTTGTGGTCGTCTCCGGCTCGCTACGATCGGCACTGCTAGCATCCTCCTCGACGATGGTTTCTTCCTTGAGTGAGCGCACCACCGGTGTCTTCGGAGTGGTGATTGGCAGCGACTGTATGGAACCATCGTCCGACGTGACGCTGTTGCGCCGAGTTGAACGCCGTACGGCTGGCGGGGCCGTTTGGGGCGTCGTGCTGACTAGTGCTTCATGGGACGCTCGGAGACGGGCCGGTGTGCGAGTGCGCCCGCCCATGCTGGTCCCTTCATTCGCTTGGTTCAGCAGCTCGACATTTTCCTCTGTCAATGTCAGCGAGTTGTTACGCGAACGCCGTCCGGATCCGGTACCAGTTTCCGCATCCTTCAGGATCTGAACTGCCTTGTTCGGGGCTGTGGTTGGTGTGTCGGACGATTCAGACATTCGACGACGCGTAGTACGACCGCCGACTACCGGTGTTGATGGGCGGCCTTGAGCCTCCTGAATTGCGCCCAGTGTAGACCCCTTTTTGGTGCTGGTCGCTTTTTTTGGAGTTCCTCCGGCAGCGCCGGTGCCGGAACCCGCCGGATTTTGGGGTGTCGCATCTTGGTCGATTGAGCGCCGACGAAGGGCACCGCGTGTGACTGCAAAGTGGCCACCAAGATTCGTTACTATACGGTACGATCGACCATCCAGTTGCTACAACTGCCATTGGTTATGGCACCACCACTTACCTCTAGCCGGAACTTCTTCCTCCGTATTCATATTGTGAGACTACAACCTACAGTACTGCACAAGTATACAAATAAACGAAATCACCgagaaaaattacaaaaaactgATTCAACAGCACGACGTTTTGCTTGAATGCGCAGTGAAAACACGATCCACGTTTTTCCCTCGTCAACCAGTGCCGCTCGCTTTTCTGATCTATTTGACAGACGGCTGTCGTTGCTTTCGAAATCGCACCGGATAGCAGAGCGTTACGCTACGCTGCGTTA
This window harbors:
- the LOC131284047 gene encoding titin-like, whose translation is MNTEEEVPARVTRGALRRRSIDQDATPQNPAGSGTGAAGGTPKKATSTKKGSTLGAIQEAQGRPSTPVVGGRTTRRRMSESSDTPTTAPNKAVQILKDAETGTGSGRRSRNNSLTLTEENVELLNQANEGTSMGGRTRTPARLRASHEALVSTTPQTAPPAVRRSTRRNSVTSDDGSIQSLPITTPKTPVVRSLKEETIVEEDASSADRSEPETTTNRNTRRQVGTPKATSESPRRQVGTPKATSESPRRDAPSPLLSVKKEMTPTRASVSPKPRNSTPRSKNVSFSDDSKQEDHQSGYPKTPTSPGKKFVLVEVNDLRNTQLINGAPKVNAEIDLNGSAEKDKAVKDVLAGSPTISVDGENSESDPPKAVEVVKEQDEKEQKDIPASPVAVKMANTPAKDSTPMKTSESIPVGDRSEVNANNISGIEELESSMILPSSNKPKYWSNSVRGTATQPIDLFTVSKQEKGSPKHEEEQKSTKSPDKLVEPKEAERHIEEKNEEDEEDEEEEEEEERDRNELINDEAMEVDGYQSGDSLDAEVRQEMQENEILDHGEDLGSEDTADEGAADEQYENDSFIVSDDDEELDEDALLNGTGDDLSTSGSPIKSAKKATTTPRRRIIQMGDDSDEELEEKLLSTPPSSDQSVANRSLDIKRSAKRLQTTDEEASPEKKPNRQSVSKDETGDRKVCTPKKIPMEKCDDPKDTPKKIESTPTKVLPSTAETDVAKGGTPKQSTNTPGKLQSSQETITPAKSVSDITQPDTPSTADVSTSPNNTKEEGDESSLDELNSVSVVLSRKSLPASSTEDRLSADSKSEARKSLPASTKMQFTEEVTTEDLHPSSSNLDASYREQEEEEEDQQQSGKAAEQSNASEDAVDQERTEKSAICITSDEEYFETSDVIDLAEESKGKSVERELPQEEKSEDTALATKQQPSPTVVVPPVKPARKSLPAAPLISAQFYLGASKKEKRNTLGGVPSTVGATSTPNPKKTNSAKTANASSKLVANPFAMASAKNAKGRLSMDDAAVKQTKTDDQSMQKTKVKTRNSLPTKLDGGILADGANASKKKSDPSIMEEREKHAVEQDEPEPMEVDEYIEEENEQNDDGEGEGEDESEPEEKTTKSSVAKPKTPLKPKKALEDFDIESILTRCNEVVRANKERKKQLATLAQQKRDEKRRLRALREQQEKEAAASKGDNTVKDQPTDSEDETTGDKQPNATTTSNNDTTGQSIPGGGQQNDEPTKKKKKRKPKIKNYVLEEMKELKKDHVSEALLRKMEAREARKERKKAKRAAQIKQLNKENGLSVGGGSASDGGGIGAKLQKVAAKKKQQQKKEETAATEETKEQPAVRVAVSAFSVFQQLQNNSKPVNGGGAALVNSTMKGPHAGVLSEVKKGLKKGPEPVGTITKLKDGQPKALHSDEAAGLKKIGKLTSGSEVKEIAGKPSKENRQPTVEVVAKTPTADNVVSAKKSKMAAAQKAASESQLQQQQQQQQQQQATSSFENVKAKEAMTKNVASLDSAVLLPKSLPDPVQEETRKLKKSKKNKAGKLSAAEGEKDVQQFVEEKQEVAIEQDLPKSVPKEKKSKKKAQEVIPETEDRSGLLKEKKPKKKAAAMTLEVAEEALAKEVPEPIGKEKKLKKKSAAAAAMRHDGVNGETLMASAIREVHAAIEGSKKNKKAAQKKKLVDIEEQQRDDGLLPTKEPASDAPKKRKRDPIDGSTPRPTKLRALQRADHGGFVEATVTPDKTRLKRNFGFEELQATPKAVGFKVSSLLPTDELRTLAEETTKVGKLQSTKKKGTMVPEPNRALPLPVWTRSGYFMEIPEENNKGGVDKRPKKATDADEDAGYISLKGHDNFKLKTLRNGDGGGAASSSASVVKPHRIDKATVAPSVISFKRQQLLEKTAHLREKKGGRK